The following nucleotide sequence is from Verrucomicrobiota bacterium.
GCGCATGAAGCAAATCACTCTCATGCCGGCGCGCAAAAAGTAGCCGCGCCCTTCCACCGACTTCCCGCTTGCGCCCTCATCAAAGCGTGCTAAGCACTCCATCCCCTCCGGCCAACGGGTCGGGAGAACGTTTTTTCGAGGATTTATGAGCGACGACACCTTTGCGGAAAACCCCATCCCCACGCCCGCCTTCAGCGGGAACTTTTTCCGCTCCTCCATGAAGGCCAACCTGGTGCAGGATGCCTCGAAAATCGTGGAAGACCCCCGGGTGCTCATCAACATGGTCTCCAAACGAGTCCGCCAGTTGAACGCCGGCAGCCCGGCGCTCGTGCGCCAAGAAATCGGCATGGGGCATTCCGACGTCGCC
It contains:
- a CDS encoding DNA-directed RNA polymerase subunit omega, with amino-acid sequence MSDDTFAENPIPTPAFSGNFFRSSMKANLVQDASKIVEDPRVLINMVSKRVRQLNAGSPALVRQEIGMGHSDVALMEIIEGKIVLDDEAAEA